In Kineosporia sp. NBRC 101731, the following proteins share a genomic window:
- a CDS encoding AraC family transcriptional regulator, with protein MPENHLPDDDAPTRGGGWIPHGYHLETHSHTDGQLVYAAVGAVATTTDRGTWVAPAGRVTWTPPGFGHSHRFYGRTDIRLFTVPAALCPELAPIPSVFAVSALLREALLALTGDREPRPGADDRLRAVVIDELTIASGDESLHLPEPRDDRLRAVTGLLHADPGIDATLTELGRRAGASERTLSRLFQAELGLGFHRWRTILRVHYALALLTDGRSVTDTAIECGWSNPSTFIDAFTEIVGQTPGRYQAGFRP; from the coding sequence ATGCCGGAGAACCACCTGCCCGACGACGACGCGCCCACCCGCGGCGGTGGCTGGATCCCGCACGGTTACCACCTCGAAACCCACTCCCACACCGACGGTCAGCTCGTCTATGCAGCTGTCGGCGCGGTGGCCACCACCACCGACCGGGGCACCTGGGTCGCCCCGGCCGGGCGCGTCACCTGGACCCCGCCCGGCTTCGGGCACTCGCACCGCTTCTACGGGCGCACCGACATCCGGCTGTTCACCGTCCCCGCTGCCCTGTGTCCCGAACTGGCCCCCATCCCCTCCGTTTTCGCCGTCAGCGCCCTGCTCCGGGAGGCCCTGCTGGCCCTGACCGGTGACCGAGAACCGCGACCGGGTGCCGACGACCGGTTGCGTGCCGTGGTGATCGACGAGCTGACGATCGCGTCCGGCGACGAGTCCCTCCACCTGCCCGAACCCCGCGACGACCGGCTGCGGGCCGTGACCGGCCTGCTGCACGCCGACCCCGGCATCGACGCCACCCTCACCGAGCTGGGCCGCCGCGCCGGAGCCAGCGAGCGCACCCTCAGTCGCCTGTTCCAGGCCGAGCTGGGTCTGGGCTTCCACCGCTGGCGCACGATCCTGCGCGTGCACTACGCCCTGGCCCTGCTCACCGACGGCCGCTCGGTCACCGACACCGCGATCGAGTGCGGCTGGTCCAACCCCTCGACCTTCATCGACGCCTTCACCGAGATCGTCGGCCAGACCCCCGGCCGCTACCAGGCCGGTTTCCGCCCGTAG
- a CDS encoding 4-hydroxybenzoate 3-monooxygenase, whose translation MTEHTTVIVVGAGVAGLTLANMLQRNDIDCIILERRSREYVERRQRAGTVDTRGVRMFREWGLGQIVDAGGHPEVEGGFFIDGHAMPIEVDDDNESIFIPQQTLVHQLADRFLEGGGDLRYEADITLENLETPLVRYQNTVITGDYLAGCDGDRGVTRAAVPDGALTRFSREYPYAWVSALAAVPARTSGMGIHSRGLAGLIPRGTENSRLYLQCPVGDTTHDWPDERIWSEIEARFGTPVATGPIIDKQIVPLRSVVHEPMSHERLYLLGDAAHIVPPMSAKGIHLALFDAETFARGVIRQVREGDASLLEQYSQTCLHHVWNYQAFAAWITDLMHDAGDATYTGEFRRQIARAELQRQFESEAANRVFSELTSGVM comes from the coding sequence ATGACAGAACACACCACCGTGATCGTCGTCGGCGCCGGAGTCGCCGGCCTGACCCTGGCCAACATGTTGCAGCGCAACGACATCGATTGCATCATCCTGGAACGGCGCAGCCGCGAGTACGTGGAGCGCAGGCAGCGGGCGGGAACCGTCGACACCCGCGGTGTCCGGATGTTCCGGGAGTGGGGCCTGGGGCAAATAGTGGACGCGGGTGGGCACCCGGAGGTGGAAGGCGGCTTCTTCATCGACGGGCACGCGATGCCCATCGAGGTCGACGACGACAACGAGAGCATCTTCATCCCGCAGCAGACCCTCGTCCACCAGCTCGCCGATCGGTTCCTCGAGGGCGGGGGAGACCTGCGCTACGAGGCCGACATCACCCTGGAGAACCTCGAAACACCGCTCGTGCGCTACCAGAACACCGTCATCACGGGCGACTACCTGGCCGGCTGCGACGGCGACCGGGGCGTCACCCGGGCCGCCGTCCCTGACGGCGCACTCACCCGCTTCTCCCGTGAATACCCCTACGCCTGGGTGAGCGCCCTCGCGGCGGTCCCGGCCCGGACCTCGGGCATGGGCATCCACTCCCGGGGGCTGGCCGGCCTGATCCCGCGCGGCACCGAGAACAGCCGCCTCTACCTGCAGTGCCCGGTCGGCGACACCACGCACGACTGGCCCGACGAGCGCATCTGGAGCGAGATCGAGGCCCGTTTCGGCACCCCGGTCGCCACCGGCCCGATCATCGACAAGCAGATCGTGCCGCTACGCAGCGTCGTGCACGAGCCGATGAGCCACGAAAGGCTCTATCTGCTGGGCGATGCCGCGCACATCGTGCCGCCGATGAGCGCAAAGGGCATCCACCTCGCGCTTTTCGACGCGGAGACGTTCGCCCGCGGGGTGATCCGGCAGGTTCGGGAGGGCGATGCGAGCCTGCTGGAGCAGTACTCGCAGACCTGCCTGCACCACGTCTGGAACTACCAGGCGTTCGCCGCGTGGATCACCGATCTGATGCACGACGCCGGTGATGCGACCTACACCGGTGAGTTCCGCAGGCAGATCGCCCGGGCGGAGCTGCAGCGGCAGTTCGAGTCCGAGGCCGCGAACCGGGTGTTCAGCGAGCTCACGTCCGGGGTGATGTGA
- a CDS encoding Lrp/AsnC family transcriptional regulator, producing the protein MPTNPRTLLDATDHAILDQLQRDGRISIADLARAISLSASSTADRLRRLTDAGVITGFSVTLDPEALGYTVTAFVRLAYPTGNYKPFHAVLDTTPEVVEAHHVTGDDCFVLKVLARSMRDLERITGKLATLGGITTSVVYSSPLPHRRLTPA; encoded by the coding sequence ATGCCGACGAATCCACGGACGCTGCTCGATGCGACCGATCACGCCATTCTCGACCAGCTCCAGCGCGACGGCCGGATCAGCATCGCCGACCTGGCCCGGGCCATCAGCCTGTCGGCCAGTTCCACGGCCGACCGGCTGCGTCGCCTCACCGATGCCGGTGTCATCACCGGTTTCAGCGTCACCCTCGATCCGGAGGCGCTGGGGTACACCGTCACGGCGTTCGTACGCCTGGCCTACCCCACGGGCAACTACAAGCCGTTCCACGCCGTGCTCGACACCACGCCCGAGGTGGTGGAGGCCCATCACGTGACGGGCGACGATTGCTTCGTGCTCAAGGTGCTGGCCCGGTCGATGCGCGATCTGGAGCGCATCACCGGCAAACTCGCCACGCTGGGCGGGATCACGACCAGCGTCGTGTATTCCAGCCCGCTCCCGCACCGCCGCCTGACCCCGGCCTGA
- a CDS encoding rhodanese-like domain-containing protein: MVCMQNLISAVDFFAARLAHQTDPADLAAARASGTAPLILDVRSEAGWRQGRIPGAVHLPGPQVAGRIHEFAPDRDAPIVTYCWGPGCNGSTRAAFVLASMGYTRVQEMIGGFEYWAREGLAVVTDAGRSRRSPDDLVAPVPPRRVKGR, encoded by the coding sequence ATGGTGTGCATGCAGAACCTGATCTCCGCAGTGGATTTCTTCGCTGCCCGGCTGGCCCACCAGACCGACCCGGCCGATCTCGCGGCGGCCCGCGCGAGCGGTACGGCCCCGCTGATCCTCGACGTGCGTTCCGAGGCGGGGTGGAGGCAGGGGCGGATTCCCGGCGCGGTGCACCTGCCCGGTCCGCAGGTGGCCGGGCGTATCCATGAGTTCGCCCCCGACCGGGACGCCCCGATCGTCACCTATTGCTGGGGGCCGGGCTGTAACGGCAGTACCCGCGCGGCTTTCGTGCTCGCCTCGATGGGGTACACGCGGGTGCAGGAGATGATCGGCGGCTTCGAGTACTGGGCCCGCGAAGGACTGGCCGTGGTCACCGACGCCGGGCGCTCCCGCCGCTCTCCCGACGACCTCGTCGCCCCGGTGCCCCCGAGGAGGGTGAAAGGCCGGTGA
- a CDS encoding sortase: MIGQTRQALFAYRVTGHEIVRPGGTGALETESGEPDAVPDLAQLTLTTCHPEYSARERWVVPPVLVQAEPGGPQ; this comes from the coding sequence GTGATCGGGCAGACCCGGCAGGCGCTTTTCGCCTATCGGGTCACCGGTCACGAGATCGTCCGGCCGGGGGGAACCGGCGCGCTGGAGACGGAATCCGGTGAGCCGGACGCGGTGCCCGACCTGGCGCAGCTGACCCTGACCACCTGTCATCCGGAGTACTCGGCCCGGGAGCGCTGGGTGGTGCCCCCGGTGCTGGTACAGGCGGAACCGGGTGGGCCGCAGTAA